A single window of Streptococcus cristatus ATCC 51100 DNA harbors:
- a CDS encoding acetolactate synthase large subunit encodes MERIQLETPKSGSQLVLETLKNLGVDTIFGYPGGAVLPLYDAIYSFKGIRHILGRHEQGCVHEAEGYAKSTGKIGVAVVTSGPGATNAITGIADAMSDSVPLLVFTGQVATPGIGKDAFQEADIVGITTPITKYNYQVRETAGIPRIITEAIHIATTGRPGPVVIDLPKDVSALDTDFIYDTQLHLPSYQPTIEPNELQIKKILKQLSKAKKPVLLSGGGISYAGAAAEMVAFAERYQIPVVTSLLGQGTIATDHPLFLGMGGMHGSFAANIAMTEADFMISIGCRFDDRLTGNPKTFAKSAKVAHIDIDPAEIGKIISVDIPIVGDAKKALQMLLEEEQVHNNTSKWIEKVTRDKERVRSYDKKERVVQPQAVIERVGELTKGDAIVVTDVGQHQMWTAQYYPYRNERQLVTSGGLGTMGFGVPAAIGAKIANPDKEVVLFVGDGGYQMTNQEMAILNIYKIPIKVIMLNNHSLGMVRQWQEAFYDGRTSESVFDSLPDFQLMAQAYGVKSYKFDNPETIAQDLEVLKEDIPMFIEVDISRKEHVLPMVPAGKSNHEMLGVKFHA; translated from the coding sequence ATGGAAAGAATCCAATTAGAAACTCCTAAGTCCGGCTCGCAGCTGGTCTTGGAAACCTTGAAAAATCTTGGTGTTGATACTATTTTCGGCTATCCTGGTGGTGCAGTCTTGCCCCTCTATGATGCTATTTATAGCTTTAAAGGTATCCGCCATATTCTTGGTCGCCATGAGCAGGGGTGTGTTCATGAAGCAGAAGGCTACGCTAAGTCTACTGGGAAAATTGGTGTGGCCGTTGTAACCAGTGGTCCGGGGGCAACCAATGCCATTACTGGGATAGCCGACGCTATGAGTGACAGTGTTCCCCTTTTGGTTTTTACTGGGCAGGTAGCGACGCCAGGCATTGGTAAGGATGCCTTTCAAGAAGCAGACATTGTCGGTATTACTACTCCCATCACTAAGTACAATTATCAGGTACGGGAGACGGCAGGCATACCAAGAATCATTACGGAGGCTATTCATATTGCGACCACAGGTCGTCCAGGGCCAGTCGTCATTGATTTGCCAAAGGATGTCTCAGCTCTGGATACGGACTTTATCTATGACACTCAGTTGCATCTGCCAAGCTATCAACCAACAATTGAGCCTAATGAATTACAGATTAAGAAGATTCTTAAACAGCTTTCTAAGGCTAAAAAACCCGTTCTTCTTTCTGGTGGCGGTATTAGCTATGCAGGAGCAGCAGCGGAGATGGTTGCTTTTGCGGAGCGGTATCAGATTCCAGTAGTGACCTCATTGTTGGGTCAGGGAACGATTGCGACAGATCATCCTTTGTTCTTAGGTATGGGTGGCATGCATGGTTCTTTCGCGGCTAATATTGCTATGACGGAAGCAGACTTCATGATTAGCATTGGATGTCGTTTTGATGACCGTCTGACTGGTAATCCTAAGACCTTTGCTAAAAGTGCTAAGGTGGCCCACATTGATATCGATCCAGCAGAGATCGGTAAAATCATCAGCGTGGATATTCCTATTGTAGGAGATGCCAAGAAAGCTTTGCAAATGTTGCTTGAAGAAGAGCAAGTGCACAACAATACCAGCAAGTGGATAGAAAAGGTGACACGAGACAAGGAGCGGGTGCGCTCCTATGATAAGAAGGAACGAGTTGTCCAACCTCAGGCTGTTATTGAGCGCGTGGGTGAGTTGACCAAGGGAGACGCTATTGTAGTAACGGACGTTGGCCAGCACCAAATGTGGACAGCCCAGTATTATCCTTATCGCAACGAGCGTCAGCTAGTTACGTCTGGTGGTCTGGGAACCATGGGCTTTGGTGTTCCAGCAGCGATTGGAGCCAAGATTGCCAATCCAGATAAGGAAGTAGTTCTCTTCGTTGGAGATGGCGGCTACCAGATGACCAATCAAGAGATGGCTATCCTAAATATCTACAAGATTCCGATTAAGGTTATCATGCTCAATAATCATTCGTTGGGGATGGTTCGTCAGTGGCAGGAAGCCTTCTATGATGGTCGGACCTCCGAGTCAGTCTTTGACAGTTTGCCAGATTTTCAGCTCATGGCTCAGGCTTATGGTGTCAAATCCTATAAATTTGATAATCCCGAGACTATTGCTCAAGATTTGGAAGTCCTAAAGGAAGATATACCGATGTTTATCGAGGTAGATATTTCTCGCAAGGAGCATGTGCTTCCAATGGTGCCAGCTGGCAAGAGCAATCATGAGATGTTGGGGGTGAAGTTCCATGCGTAG
- the ilvC gene encoding ketol-acid reductoisomerase, with translation MAVTMEYEKDVKVAALDGKKIAVIGYGSQGHAHAQNLRDTGHDVIIGVRPGKSFDKAKEDGFDTYTVAEATKLADVIMILAPDEIQQELYETEIAPNLEAGNAVGFAHGFNIHFEFIKIPADVDVFMCAPKGPGHLVRRTFEEGFGVPALYAVYQDATGNAKDIAMDWCKGVGAARVGLLETTYKEETEEDLFGEQAVLCGGLTALIEAGFEVLTEAGYAPELAYFEVLHEMKLIVDLIYEGGFKKMRQSISNTAEYGDYVSGPRVITDQVKENMKAVLADIQNGKFANDFVNDYKAGRPKLTAYREQAANLEIEKVGAELRKAMPFVGKNDDDAFKIYN, from the coding sequence ATGGCAGTAACAATGGAATACGAAAAAGATGTAAAAGTAGCAGCACTTGACGGTAAAAAAATTGCCGTTATCGGTTATGGCTCACAGGGGCATGCCCATGCGCAAAACTTGCGTGATACAGGCCACGATGTGATTATCGGTGTTCGTCCTGGTAAGTCATTTGACAAGGCTAAAGAAGATGGCTTTGACACTTACACAGTGGCAGAAGCCACTAAATTGGCTGATGTGATCATGATTTTGGCTCCAGACGAAATCCAACAAGAATTGTACGAAACAGAAATCGCTCCGAACTTGGAAGCTGGCAATGCTGTTGGTTTTGCCCACGGCTTCAATATCCACTTTGAATTTATCAAGATTCCTGCTGATGTAGATGTCTTCATGTGTGCACCGAAAGGTCCTGGTCACTTGGTTCGCCGTACTTTCGAAGAAGGCTTTGGTGTTCCTGCTCTCTATGCGGTTTACCAAGATGCGACTGGCAATGCCAAAGATATCGCTATGGACTGGTGTAAAGGTGTTGGTGCAGCTCGTGTTGGTTTGCTTGAAACAACTTATAAAGAAGAAACTGAAGAAGATTTGTTTGGTGAACAGGCTGTACTTTGTGGTGGTTTGACTGCCCTGATCGAAGCAGGTTTTGAAGTTTTGACAGAAGCAGGCTATGCTCCAGAATTGGCTTACTTCGAAGTGCTGCACGAAATGAAACTCATCGTTGACTTGATCTATGAAGGTGGATTCAAGAAAATGCGTCAATCTATTTCAAACACTGCTGAATACGGTGACTATGTATCAGGTCCACGTGTGATTACTGATCAAGTCAAAGAAAACATGAAAGCAGTTCTTGCAGATATCCAAAATGGTAAATTTGCAAATGACTTTGTAAATGACTATAAAGCTGGACGTCCAAAACTCACTGCTTACCGTGAACAAGCAGCTAACCTTGAAATTGAAAAAGTCGGTGCAGAATTGCGTAAAGCAATGCCATTCGTTGGTAAAAACGACGATGATGCTTTCAAGATCTACAACTAA
- a CDS encoding DUF2207 family protein, which produces MSALDYQIQSYQGDLEIHADNTATYTEEVTYHFDDDYNGQMVSLGSAGKMPEGFAIDSDPKVSVKTNGVVKYDFEPRVTDLGDGYEVKIYNAGKEGDTVKVTVTWNLTNLLFLHKDIAELKWTPISDWEEELQNVTIKVWGLGTWTLTDMYVHTGYFGQSATIDRDRGDYRIQLSHLPSRKKVELHGYWHRQALHQAVEDPKATNYLQTFQAVEKEIVAKSQFYHRLGEVYLPLLGLFLLMLSGIFYLIFRVKIRPSQAFPKDARLYEAPQDLAPLIVAANIFAVDMREVDPTSGGRAHLKFENLVQATLLDLMDRGYIELLGTADKPILKPTSKKGLSEFEGQFLQMAFGDRKQAAVADLFESYQISEDLYKNKKSTDEARIRQIGNRIKNRFSTDLNLLSEQVLKEIRELNLLDHYRPLKRGEKLLLWLALMASFLAFGLTLLTFFVYLIKLDGFIWSYLPLAAVASVLTVLLGRALQLYQRDGVLSDEGAHDFYLWNSFANMLRYIARLYDTEVEGIVLWNRLLVYATLFGYADRVSRVMKLRQISLENASMNTYLQYNLHPIFYASSHSFSNYGHIASTASHFSVSSGGGAGGGFSGGGGGGGGGAF; this is translated from the coding sequence GTGTCAGCTTTAGACTATCAAATCCAGTCATATCAAGGAGATTTGGAGATCCACGCCGATAATACAGCCACCTATACGGAAGAGGTGACTTATCATTTTGATGATGATTACAATGGCCAGATGGTCTCCTTAGGCTCAGCAGGAAAGATGCCAGAAGGCTTTGCTATTGATTCAGATCCAAAAGTTTCCGTGAAAACGAATGGAGTCGTAAAATATGACTTTGAGCCACGAGTCACAGATTTGGGAGATGGCTACGAGGTTAAGATTTACAATGCGGGTAAAGAAGGCGATACGGTCAAAGTAACAGTCACATGGAACTTGACCAATCTTCTGTTTCTTCATAAAGATATTGCAGAGCTCAAATGGACGCCGATCAGTGATTGGGAAGAAGAGCTGCAAAATGTGACGATTAAGGTTTGGGGCCTAGGAACTTGGACCTTAACGGACATGTATGTTCATACAGGTTATTTTGGCCAATCGGCTACTATAGATAGGGACCGAGGTGATTATCGGATACAGCTATCTCATTTGCCTAGCAGGAAGAAGGTTGAACTGCATGGATATTGGCATCGCCAAGCTCTGCATCAGGCAGTAGAGGATCCAAAAGCAACCAACTATCTACAGACTTTTCAAGCAGTTGAGAAAGAGATTGTAGCCAAGAGCCAGTTTTATCATCGCTTGGGGGAAGTTTATCTGCCTCTTTTGGGGTTGTTCTTGCTGATGCTTTCGGGAATATTTTATCTGATCTTTCGAGTTAAGATTCGTCCTAGCCAAGCTTTTCCAAAAGATGCTCGCCTCTATGAAGCTCCGCAAGATCTGGCTCCGCTCATTGTAGCGGCCAATATCTTTGCTGTGGATATGAGAGAAGTTGATCCGACCAGTGGCGGACGGGCGCATTTAAAATTTGAAAATCTAGTGCAGGCAACCTTGCTGGATTTGATGGATCGAGGCTACATCGAGCTTTTAGGAACTGCAGACAAGCCAATCTTGAAACCAACTTCTAAAAAAGGTTTGTCAGAGTTTGAAGGTCAATTCTTACAGATGGCATTTGGCGACCGTAAACAGGCAGCTGTAGCAGACTTGTTTGAATCTTATCAGATTTCAGAAGATCTTTATAAAAATAAAAAATCAACAGATGAAGCGCGAATCCGTCAAATAGGCAATCGAATAAAAAATCGCTTTTCAACTGATTTAAACCTTTTGTCTGAACAAGTATTAAAGGAGATTCGGGAGCTAAACTTGCTGGATCACTATCGTCCTTTGAAACGAGGAGAAAAGCTTCTCTTGTGGTTGGCTCTAATGGCAAGTTTCCTTGCTTTTGGCTTGACTCTCTTGACATTTTTTGTCTATTTGATCAAGCTAGACGGTTTTATTTGGTCTTATCTTCCACTTGCAGCTGTCGCTTCAGTCTTGACCGTTCTGCTGGGCAGAGCCTTGCAGTTATATCAGCGGGATGGTGTCTTGAGCGATGAGGGAGCCCATGATTTCTATCTCTGGAATAGCTTTGCGAATATGCTACGCTACATCGCTCGCCTATACGATACCGAGGTAGAAGGCATTGTCCTGTGGAACCGACTTTTGGTCTATGCTACCCTATTTGGCTATGCGGATCGTGTTAGTCGGGTCATGAAGCTGCGTCAGATTTCCTTGGAAAACGCGTCTATGAATACTTATCTACAATACAATCTTCATCCTATTTTCTACGCAAGTTCCCATAGTTTTTCAAATTATGGACACATTGCCTCGACGGCCAGTCATTTTTCTGTTTCATCGGGAGGCGGAGCAGGGGGTGGCTTCTCTGGTGGCGGTGGAGGCGGAGGTGGCGGAGCCTTTTGA
- a CDS encoding ABC transporter substrate-binding protein/permease: MKKFILTLLTALLVCLGTFTVAQADDYLRIGMEAAYAPFNWTQDDDSNGAVKIEGTNQYANGYDVQVAKKIAQEMGKEPLVVKTSWNGLIPALTSGKIDMIIAGMSPTAERKKEIAFSNSYYTSEPVMLVRKDGNYANAKTLKDFKDAKITSQQGVYLYNLISQLPGAKQETAMGDFAQMRQALESGVIDGYISERPEALTAEAANSKFKMIQFKESFEVGEEDASIAVGMRKDDSRIEQANVAIAKLSTDDQVQLMDQMIKNQPVDTDTDDAEDTFFNKVFKIWKENWPQFLRGAGLTLLISITGTIAGLLIGLLIGVYRTAPISKNKALAFLQKLFGWFLNVYIEIFRGTPMIVQSMVIYYGTAQAFGISIDRTAAAIFIVSINTGAYMSEIVRGGIFAVDKGQFEAATALGMTHGQTMRKVVLPQVVRNILPATGNEFVINIKDTSVLNVISVVELYFSGNTIATQTYQYFQTFTIIAVIYFVLTFTVTRILRFIEQKFDTDHYTTGANQMQTGELKQ; this comes from the coding sequence ATGAAAAAATTCATTTTAACCTTATTGACAGCCCTCCTCGTCTGTCTGGGGACCTTTACCGTAGCTCAGGCGGATGATTATCTTAGAATTGGGATGGAAGCGGCCTATGCCCCTTTCAACTGGACCCAAGATGATGATTCAAATGGTGCTGTTAAAATTGAAGGAACAAATCAGTATGCCAATGGCTACGATGTCCAAGTTGCTAAGAAGATTGCTCAGGAAATGGGCAAGGAACCTCTAGTTGTTAAAACCTCTTGGAACGGACTGATTCCAGCCTTGACCTCTGGTAAAATCGATATGATTATCGCTGGTATGAGCCCAACAGCTGAACGGAAAAAAGAAATCGCCTTTTCTAACAGCTACTATACTAGTGAGCCTGTTATGCTGGTTCGAAAAGACGGCAACTACGCTAATGCTAAGACCCTCAAGGACTTTAAAGATGCTAAGATCACCTCTCAGCAAGGTGTCTATCTTTACAATCTGATTTCTCAGTTGCCTGGAGCTAAACAAGAAACAGCTATGGGGGATTTCGCCCAAATGCGCCAAGCTCTAGAATCTGGTGTTATTGACGGATACATCTCTGAACGTCCCGAAGCTCTGACAGCTGAAGCTGCCAATTCTAAGTTCAAAATGATCCAATTCAAAGAGAGCTTTGAGGTTGGCGAAGAAGACGCCTCCATCGCTGTCGGTATGCGTAAAGACGACAGCCGAATCGAGCAAGCTAATGTAGCTATCGCTAAACTCTCAACGGATGACCAAGTCCAGCTGATGGATCAGATGATTAAGAATCAGCCTGTGGATACTGACACCGACGATGCTGAAGATACATTCTTCAACAAAGTTTTTAAGATTTGGAAGGAAAATTGGCCACAATTCTTACGCGGAGCTGGTTTGACCTTGCTCATTTCCATTACAGGGACGATCGCTGGTCTCCTCATCGGTCTGCTGATTGGGGTCTATCGGACAGCGCCCATTTCAAAAAATAAGGCTCTAGCCTTCCTACAAAAACTATTCGGTTGGTTCCTTAATGTTTATATTGAAATCTTCCGTGGTACGCCTATGATTGTACAATCCATGGTTATCTACTATGGAACGGCTCAGGCTTTTGGCATTTCGATTGACCGGACAGCTGCAGCCATCTTCATCGTTTCTATCAATACTGGTGCTTACATGAGTGAAATTGTCCGTGGTGGTATCTTTGCCGTTGATAAAGGACAATTCGAAGCGGCTACCGCGCTCGGAATGACCCACGGCCAAACCATGCGCAAGGTCGTCCTGCCACAGGTGGTCCGCAATATTCTACCTGCGACGGGGAATGAATTTGTCATCAATATCAAGGATACATCTGTCCTGAATGTTATCTCCGTGGTGGAGCTCTACTTCTCAGGAAATACCATTGCAACTCAGACTTATCAGTATTTCCAAACCTTCACTATTATCGCAGTTATTTACTTTGTCTTGACCTTTACCGTCACTCGAATCCTACGTTTCATCGAGCAGAAATTTGACACAGATCATTACACAACAGGTGCCAACCAAATGCAGACGGGAGAATTGAAACAATGA
- a CDS encoding amino acid ABC transporter ATP-binding protein, producing MTETILEIKNLKKSYGENQVLKDISLTVRKGEVISIIGSSGSGKSTFLRSINLLETPTAGEILYRGKNVLDENYDLTHYREKLGMVFQSFNLFENLNVLENTIVAQTTVLKRERAEAEKIAKENLEKVGMGELYWQAKPKQLSGGQKQRVAIARALSMNPDAILFDEPTSALDPEMVGEVLKIMKELAKEGLTMIVVTHEMEFARDVSSRVIFMDKGVIAEEGTPQEFFTNPKEERTKEFLHRFLK from the coding sequence ATGACCGAAACAATTTTAGAAATTAAAAATCTCAAAAAATCTTATGGGGAGAATCAAGTCTTAAAAGACATTTCTCTGACTGTCCGCAAGGGCGAAGTTATCTCCATTATCGGAAGTTCTGGTAGCGGAAAATCAACCTTTCTCCGCTCCATCAACCTCCTAGAAACACCTACTGCTGGCGAAATTCTCTACCGCGGGAAAAATGTCTTGGATGAAAACTACGACCTGACTCACTACCGCGAAAAATTAGGTATGGTGTTCCAAAGTTTCAATCTTTTTGAAAATCTCAATGTGCTGGAAAACACCATCGTAGCTCAGACAACCGTACTCAAAAGAGAGCGTGCTGAGGCAGAAAAGATTGCCAAAGAAAATCTGGAAAAGGTGGGCATGGGAGAGCTCTACTGGCAAGCCAAGCCTAAACAACTCTCAGGTGGACAAAAGCAGCGGGTTGCCATTGCACGTGCGCTTTCCATGAATCCTGATGCCATCCTTTTCGATGAGCCAACTTCAGCTCTTGACCCAGAAATGGTCGGCGAAGTCCTGAAAATTATGAAAGAATTGGCTAAAGAAGGCCTGACCATGATTGTCGTGACCCACGAAATGGAATTTGCCCGCGATGTTTCCAGCCGTGTTATCTTTATGGATAAGGGCGTCATCGCAGAAGAAGGCACTCCACAAGAATTCTTTACCAATCCTAAAGAAGAACGAACCAAGGAATTCCTACATCGCTTCTTAAAATAA
- the ilvA gene encoding threonine ammonia-lyase IlvA has product MLTAKDIVRAHKVLKDVVVNTPLDYDHYLSEKYGAKIYLKKENAQRVRSFKIRGAYYAISQLSKEERERGVVCASAGNHAQGVAYTCNEMKIPATIFMPITTPQQKIGQVRFFGGDFVTIKLVGDTFDASARAAMEFTRMENRTFIDPFDDAHVQAGQGTVAYEILEDTARESINLDLVLVPVGGGGLIAGVSTYIKESQPQIEVIGVEANGARSMRAAFEAGGPVKLNEIDKFADGIAVQKVGASTYEATKKNVETLIGVDEGLISETLIDLYSKQGIIAEPAGAASVAALEVLREYIKGKTVCCIISGGNNDINRMPEMEERALIYDGIKHYFVVNFPQRPGALREFVNDILGPNDDITRFEYIKRASKGTGPVLIGIALANKHDYAGLINRIEQFDPSFINLNGNETLYNMLV; this is encoded by the coding sequence ATGTTAACAGCAAAAGATATCGTCCGTGCTCATAAGGTATTAAAAGATGTTGTTGTCAATACACCGCTTGATTATGATCATTACTTGTCAGAGAAGTATGGGGCAAAGATTTATCTTAAAAAGGAAAATGCCCAACGTGTCCGTTCTTTCAAAATCCGTGGTGCCTATTATGCCATTTCTCAGTTGAGTAAAGAAGAGCGAGAACGTGGGGTTGTCTGCGCTTCTGCGGGCAATCACGCACAGGGTGTCGCATACACTTGTAATGAAATGAAAATTCCAGCTACTATTTTTATGCCTATCACAACTCCTCAGCAAAAAATTGGACAGGTTCGTTTCTTTGGTGGCGATTTTGTTACGATTAAGCTAGTAGGAGATACTTTTGATGCTTCTGCTCGGGCGGCTATGGAATTCACACGGATGGAAAATCGGACTTTCATCGATCCTTTTGATGATGCTCATGTTCAAGCAGGCCAGGGAACGGTTGCTTATGAAATCCTAGAAGATACAGCTCGGGAGTCCATCAATTTAGACTTGGTCTTGGTACCAGTAGGAGGCGGCGGTCTCATCGCAGGAGTATCCACTTACATCAAGGAAAGCCAGCCACAAATTGAAGTGATTGGGGTAGAGGCGAATGGAGCCCGCAGTATGAGAGCAGCTTTTGAAGCAGGCGGTCCTGTCAAACTCAATGAAATTGACAAATTTGCGGACGGTATCGCAGTTCAAAAGGTAGGGGCCTCTACTTATGAAGCGACGAAGAAGAATGTAGAAACACTTATCGGGGTTGATGAAGGCTTGATTTCAGAAACCTTGATTGATCTCTATTCTAAACAAGGAATCATCGCAGAGCCTGCTGGTGCAGCTAGCGTAGCAGCCTTAGAAGTGTTGCGAGAATATATTAAAGGAAAAACAGTCTGCTGTATCATTTCGGGCGGAAATAATGACATTAACCGTATGCCAGAAATGGAAGAGCGTGCCCTTATCTATGATGGTATCAAGCATTATTTTGTAGTGAATTTCCCGCAGCGGCCAGGTGCTTTACGTGAATTTGTAAATGATATCTTAGGGCCAAATGATGACATCACTCGATTTGAATACATCAAGAGGGCCAGCAAAGGAACCGGACCGGTCCTGATTGGGATTGCTTTGGCCAATAAGCATGACTATGCAGGCCTGATCAATCGAATTGAGCAGTTTGACCCATCCTTTATCAATTTGAACGGAAATGAAACGCTTTACAACATGCTAGTCTGA
- a CDS encoding SPFH domain-containing protein: MFLNFFFFFFLFFIILCVLAAFSSLYVVRQQSVAIIERFGRYHKTSTSGMNVRLPLGIDKIAARVQLRLLQSEIIVETKTQDNVFVTMNVATQYRVNEHNVTDAYYKLMRPEAQIKSYIEDALRSSVPKLTLDELFEKKDEIALEVQKQVAEEMSTYGYIIVKTLITKVEPDAEVKQSMNEINAAQRKRVAAQELAEADKIKIVTAAEAEAEKDRLHGVGIAEQRKAIVDGLADSIKELKGANVELTEEQIMSILLTNQYLDTLNNFADKQGNNTIFLPANPDGVESIRTQILSALKAK, translated from the coding sequence ATGTTTTTAAATTTCTTCTTTTTCTTCTTTCTCTTTTTCATCATTCTTTGTGTTTTAGCGGCATTTAGCTCGCTCTATGTCGTGCGCCAGCAGTCTGTTGCTATCATTGAGCGTTTCGGCCGCTACCACAAGACCAGTACAAGTGGGATGAATGTGCGTTTGCCTTTGGGAATTGACAAAATTGCTGCTCGTGTCCAGTTGCGTTTGCTGCAGAGCGAGATTATTGTCGAAACCAAGACTCAGGATAATGTCTTTGTGACCATGAATGTTGCGACCCAGTATCGGGTAAATGAACACAATGTCACGGATGCTTATTATAAACTCATGCGACCAGAAGCGCAGATCAAGTCTTATATCGAAGATGCCCTGCGTTCCTCTGTTCCCAAACTGACCTTGGACGAGCTCTTTGAAAAGAAAGATGAGATTGCCCTAGAAGTTCAAAAGCAGGTTGCTGAAGAAATGTCGACTTATGGCTACATCATTGTCAAGACCTTGATTACCAAGGTTGAGCCAGATGCAGAAGTTAAACAGTCTATGAACGAAATCAACGCGGCTCAACGCAAGCGGGTGGCAGCTCAGGAATTGGCAGAAGCAGATAAGATTAAAATTGTAACTGCTGCAGAAGCTGAGGCTGAGAAAGACCGTCTTCATGGGGTCGGTATTGCAGAGCAGCGGAAGGCAATCGTAGACGGCTTAGCAGATTCAATTAAGGAGCTCAAAGGCGCCAATGTTGAGTTGACAGAAGAACAGATTATGTCCATCCTCTTGACTAACCAGTATCTAGATACCTTGAATAATTTTGCAGATAAGCAAGGAAATAACACGATCTTCCTTCCAGCAAATCCTGATGGAGTGGAGAGTATTCGCACCCAGATCCTTTCAGCCCTCAAAGCTAAATAA
- the ilvN gene encoding acetolactate synthase small subunit: protein MRRMLTAKLQNRSGVLNRFTGVLSRRQVNIESISVGATEDENVSRITIIIDVNSLNEVEQIIKQLNRQIDVIRVRDITDHPHLEREVILIKVSAPVAKRAEILAIIQPFRATVVDVAPSSITIQMTGDAEKSEALLRVIRPYGIRNIARTGATGFTRD, encoded by the coding sequence ATGCGTAGAATGTTGACAGCTAAACTCCAAAATCGTTCGGGTGTTCTGAACCGCTTCACTGGTGTGCTTTCCAGACGTCAGGTCAATATCGAAAGTATCTCTGTAGGTGCGACCGAGGATGAAAATGTTTCTCGGATCACCATTATCATTGATGTAAATTCCCTCAATGAAGTGGAGCAGATTATCAAGCAGCTTAATCGCCAAATTGATGTGATTCGGGTGCGAGATATTACAGATCATCCTCATCTAGAGCGAGAAGTTATTTTGATCAAGGTATCGGCACCAGTTGCTAAGCGTGCAGAAATTTTGGCCATTATCCAGCCTTTCCGTGCAACGGTAGTCGATGTGGCACCAAGCTCGATCACTATCCAGATGACGGGCGATGCAGAAAAGAGCGAAGCGCTCTTACGAGTCATCCGTCCTTACGGCATTCGCAATATCGCACGAACTGGGGCAACTGGCTTTACCCGAGATTAA
- a CDS encoding response regulator transcription factor, translating into MKILLAEDQSMLRDALSQLLQLQPDVTSVSQAADGREAMELLKTNPVDVAILDVEMPYQTGLDVLEWVKEHQPAVKVIIVTTFKRPGYFERAVKADVDAYVLKERSIADLMKTIHTVLAGQKEYSPELMEVLMTHKNPLSHQELLVLEAAATGLSNKEIAEKLYLSNGTIRNYMSTILTKLAADNRTEAVRIAQDQGWI; encoded by the coding sequence ATGAAGATATTATTAGCAGAAGATCAGAGTATGCTGCGGGATGCCCTTAGCCAGCTCTTGCAGTTGCAGCCGGATGTTACTAGTGTTTCTCAAGCGGCAGATGGTCGTGAAGCTATGGAGCTACTCAAGACCAATCCAGTCGATGTGGCTATCTTGGATGTAGAGATGCCCTATCAGACAGGGCTGGATGTCCTAGAATGGGTGAAGGAGCATCAGCCAGCTGTCAAGGTCATCATTGTGACGACTTTTAAGCGGCCAGGTTATTTTGAGCGAGCGGTCAAGGCGGATGTTGATGCTTATGTACTCAAGGAGCGGAGCATTGCGGATCTGATGAAAACTATCCACACGGTCTTGGCTGGGCAAAAAGAATATTCGCCTGAACTTATGGAAGTGCTGATGACTCATAAAAATCCCCTCTCCCATCAGGAGCTTCTAGTCTTAGAGGCAGCAGCAACTGGGCTTTCTAATAAAGAAATTGCTGAAAAACTCTATTTATCAAATGGAACTATTCGCAACTATATGTCGACCATCCTGACTAAGCTAGCAGCAGACAATCGTACGGAAGCTGTCCGAATTGCTCAAGATCAAGGATGGATATAA